In the Vibrio hippocampi genome, ATAAATGGCTGTACCGCGGTCGCTCTATGGTTCGCTATCGCTTACTGTTTCTAACTTCTGCGCCGATACTGCTAACACTGCTCGCCTTGTTTGCGATTACGGCATACTGGTCAGTACATTACACTTGGCAAAGCGCTTTGGTTGATGTCACCGAACGACTGCATAGCGCCAATAATACGCTCACTCAGATCCAAGATCGTAAAGCAGCCACGGTTGAAAATATCGCTAACTCCTTTTCATTCCAAAATAAGCTCAATCAAGCAGAATCTCCCCAAGAGATTAAGCAATGGCTGAACACTCAGAAGCAGTCCGCTCAACTCGACTTTTTGGTCTGGCACCCTGCAAACTCGCAAACGGAGCAGTCGTTCAATAAACAAACGGAAACTTATTTTCAAGTATTAGCTCCCGAACAAACAGCCCAGCTTGATCAGCAGTTAACAACAAGTGCGCAAGTCAGACACCAAGAGCAAGACTATATAGAGCAACGTTCACTGGTCAGTCGGACACAGGTCCCTGTATTTACCTCCGATAGCGAATTATTGGGTTATCTGGATGGTGGCTTTCTGCTAAACAACAATTATCCTTTGGTCGATCAATTGCGTGACACGGTTTATCCGTTACAGCAGAAATCGCAACAGCAAGGTTCTGTAACGCTTTTCCTTGGCGATCTTCGCATTACTACGAATGTTCCGACGAGCGCCCAGTTAACCGATCATCGCGCAACGGGCACCTTAGTCTCGAATGAGGTTAAGCAGGCCGTCTTGAATGAGGGAAAAGTTTGGGCTGACAAAGCGTATGTTTATGACCAGTGGTACATTGCTGGTTATCAGCCGTTAACAGATAAGCAAGACAACATTATTGGCATGTTGTACACCGGCTATCTTATTTCACCGCTGATTAAAACCTATATCACCAATCTGGGTGAAGTGACGGTGATCGTCCTCCTGCTATTGCTGGTTTCCGGTTTTATCGTTTATCGGGGAGCAAGGGATCTCTTTCGTCCTATTGAGCATATTCATCGTGTGGTCAAATTAATACAGATTGGAAAAGATGAGCAGAGAATTGGCGACCTTGGACTGAGTGATAAGCATGAGCTGACGCAACTCGCAAAGCAGTTCGATAATATGCTTAATCAACTGCAATATCGAAACATACAGATCCAAGAGGCCGCCCATGAACTTGAGAGTAAAGTCGAAAGCCGGACGGCGAGCCTCAAAGAAAAAACCGAACAGCTAGAGCTGCATATTCAGCTATTAAATCAGACGCAAGATAAACTGATCACCAGTGAAAAACTGGCCGCATTAGGGGAGCTTACCGCAGGCATTGCCCATGAAATTAATAACCCAACCGCGGTGATTCTTGGCAACGTTGAACTGATTCGCCTTGAATTAGCTCAAGATGCACCGCGAGTAGAAGAAGAGATTGACGCGATACTGACCCAGATTGACCGTATACGCAATATTACCCGCAGCCTGCTGCAATACAGTCGTCAAGGCGGCGTACAAGACCAGATCACTTGGCAGCACGTTAATCCGATTGTTGAAGAGAGCGTTACCTTAGTGCGAACCGGCGCGAAAAAGCGGGATATTCAGTTTGTTAAGAAGCTTAATGCTTCGGTTTCCGTCGAGGTAAATCGCCATCACTTATTGCAAGTACTCGTGAACCTACAGATGAATGGCATCCATGCGATGCAAGGTAAGGGGACATTGCGATTAGAAACGGAAGATTGGATAGAAAATGATAAAACTTTGGGCGCTATGATCCACGTTGTCGATGAAGGAAGCGGGATTAGTGAAAGTAACCTTAAACGTATTTTTGACCCGTTTTTTACCACGAAGAGAGAGGGAACAGGCTTAGGCTTATCCGTCTCACAGAGTATTTTGAGTGAAACGGGTGGCGAGATTAAAGTCGAGTCTACACTGGGACAAGGCAGTCGCTTTACGCTGTATTTGCCTGTAAAAGCGGAGCAGCATACGATTATTTCTCAGGTTGGTTAGGTTGGCTCTCAATGACTCCGCCTTTCCAACCACTGTGTCTTCGCCTGCCAGGTTATGTCTTTCCCAACCACGTCACGTTTTTCCTGCGGAGGCAGGAACCTACTTAAGTGGGGCACTTGCTGTAATAAGATCCCTTCCTTCGAAGGGATGACGTAGACAGGTGCGGATGACGTAGATATGTACGGGTAACGTAGAAGCGTACCGCTGCGTGTGGCCTGATTCGAACGTCTTTCCTAACCATAACGCCATACCCAACCATAACGTCTTTCCTAACCACTGTTTTTCCCAACCACAACGTCTTTCCTGCGGAGGCAGGAACCTACTTAAGTGGGGCACTCGCTGTAATAAGATCCCTTCCTTCGAAGGGATGACGTAGTGTGGGGCGAATGACGGTGTGTGGGTCGATGACGTAGTGTAGGGCGGATGACGCAGTTTTACCGTGTCTTAAACCTGCGTCTTTACCGTAATTTGCGGTGGCTTAATACTATGCTTTTGAAATTCACTCATGACCCGCAACGTGATGTCGGTTTCAAACAGTTTCTCATACGCGGTATCCACCACATAAGCCTTACACGTCAGTTGAATCGCTAAATAGCTATCACTAATAGTCTGCTTGACCAATACCGTGACCGGCTTAGGAAGATGCACATAACGGCTAGAAGAGGCGGCCTCTTGAATAAGGTTACGCGCTAACACGATGTCTTCGTTCATACCGATATAAAAGGGAATGACCACCTGCATATCCAGTTCGCCGTAGTTGCCGCTGACCGTGACTTCACTGAGGAACTTGTTGTTGGGGATCGTGATAATGTCGTCAGTTAAAGTACGCATACGCACCGAACGTAACCCTATCGTCAAAATATCGCCATAATGCCCCTCAAAAGTGACCCTGTCACCCACTTGAAACGGTCTGTCGATCATCACCGTTAAGCCTGCAATAAACGAAGCGGCGAGGTCTTTCATAGCAAAACCTACTGATACCGCAAGCGTCCCGCCTATCAGCGCGAGTATATGGTCGTTAATGCGAAAACTCAGCATAAACACCACGATCCCCGCGGTTAAATAGACAAAGAACTGCAAAAAGGATTGTAGCTTCTGCAATAACATTCGGTATTGAACAAACTGCCCACCAATACTCTCTACCATGGAGTTCATAAACTTAATCAGTAACCAACAACCAGCAATAATAAAGACACTAAAAAACACCCCTGACCAGCGGATCAAAGAGGCGATTTGGGTAATATTCTCCATCGACACCGGTTCTTCCGTTGCGTAAGCGGAGGTCACACTCAAAACGAACAGCAGCACTGTCAAACAATAACGCAGCATGTGATCTCCTATTTCACCAGTAGATGTTGTCGGTCAAGAACATTGGTAATGGAACGGAACCAGTGATCGGACACTCTCGCTTTGTCCTCAGTCCATTCGATATAACCTCGGCTTTCAAAATATCTCAAGGTGCCGATTACTTCTGAAATGGTCAGTTGAGTACTGTCAGAAAGCTCCTCGGGCGACGCGGAGCCGAGTTGCACGATAGAACGGATAATCGCCAGCATAGGTTTGGGCATTTTTTCGAGTTCTTCAGAATCTGGGGTATGGAATAAGCGAACATAGACTTTATCAGTCTGTTTATCCCGTTTTAGAGAGTAGCGAAAAAAGCGTAATGCAACCGTCGGGTTGCCATCGGCATAGTGCCAAAGAATACGATAGAAGCCTTGTTTTGCTCGTTCTTCTTCGCTTTCGCTATCGTTATCCCACTGCTTTGGTACCACCAAACCATCAAAATGAATCGGGAACTGGTCATCTTGATTGATACGACTATCGAGTAATTGGGTCAATTCAGCTTCATTCCATCTCGGTAAGAAACAGACCAAATCAAACAACAATCGTTCACCACGGGCGCGGTCGACAAAGCGCCAACTCGCTTTTTCTATCGAAAACACCGCTCGATGATTTTTCTTTGAGCGGCGCAGTAGATTGGTGAATTTAATCAGATCCGCTAAACCTCCCACCTTTGGTTTGACTAAACGTTGGCAGTTATCAATCGCGATAAGGTAGCTGGTGTCACTTTTTCGTAGATGGTTAAGGATTTTAATTTCGCTGGTGTCTTGCTCCAGTCCTAAGCTGAGCGCTAAATCAATCAGTAGCTCGTCATAACCGGCAATAGGGCAGTTGATATAAATCGGTTCGGCGTTTTTTACCCGATCCAACATCTGAACCAGTAAGCGGGTCGCCCCGATACCACGTTCACCGGATACTACACATATCGTCGGGCTATCGGTCAGCAGATATTTGGCTAGCTTAGTCATTTCACTCTCACCGAAGTTGACCAATGGACTGTTATCATCTCCGGGCAACACATAGTTAAACGTGTCGCTCCCTTTTACCCGCACAAGTTGGTTATCGCTTTCGCTACTGGTCTGTTTTTCCACTTCTATCTTAAAAAGGTAGGCAAGTACCTGATTAAAAATCCCATAGCGAGACAGCAGACTGATTAAACGATTTTTCAGTTGATAGAAAGAGAGCCAAGTCGCGCCAATAATGGTGGCAATAAGCCCTATCAGCCAGCGATTCTGCTTGTCAACCGCCCAAACTACCAATAGTGGTTTTTCTGGTATCCGCTCAAGGGTATGAAATACGCGCTTTTTCCACATTAAAATCACGCTGAGCGTGATGAGGATAAACCAGAACCAGAAAAAGCTCACAATCCAGTAGTAAATCGTCCCCTTACCAACCGTTTCAGCGGCAATCTGTAACACCAAACCGGCAGCAATGGCACTCCAAACATATCGACGTAGGGTTGACAGTCGAAGCTTAACTAACTCTTCACCCGTCGACAGGCTGTAGCGATGAACCAATTCCAACGTTAACGATATAGCGATGGAGCCGCCAAGTATCCACCAAGTTAACGTCTCTAAATATCGAAGATGCACTAAGGCTTCAATCTGGCTTAATACACGCAGCGAAAGCGTAATGGCGATTAACCAAGCAATAGATTTCTGAGCCTTACCAAATAACAGAATAAGGTGAACCCAAAAGGGTGGACGTGTGGTTGACTGGCTGACGTTTTGCTTTAGCCGCTTAAGCATTCTGCCGCTGTTTGCAAGCCACCACATCAGTAGTAGATAAATGACAAATACCTTGATGCCAACCCAAACCACGGGAATGGGCGAGATCAATAACTCATCAAAAAGCAGCTTAAAGCTGCGGATTTGATAGAAAATAAAATACTCAATATTGTACTGAGTGAGTTTTAACTCCTGCTTAAACTGAATAACTCCCGTCGGACCAAAACCCGTCAACTGCTCTCTTACGGAGTCGTCTGCAAGGGCGAGCAGTGTCTGTTTGCTGTGGCTGAGACTATTTAACGTTAAGTAATGACTCTCAACCTGTTGCCACGTTTCATCATTGAGTTGTTGCCGAAACTGCGCCAAAGATTGCTGAAAGCTGTCGATGTCCTGATCTTGCAGACGCAACACTTGTGATAACAAGCGTCTCACCTGCGTATGATCGTTTTGACTCATAAACAGCGGTTCAGGAAGCGCGGTAACTTTTTGCTGCAACTCCGTTGCCGGCTGAGAAATTTGCGGGATGTCATCCACCTGCAACCGCCAGTTGGCGTGGCTAATGCCAGTGAACAGCAACAGCATGGTGAGTAAACAGAGCCTATACAGAGTAATCATTGCAAACCTAACCAATCTGCTGCGATATTTTTAACGTGTGCGATTCAACTTGAACCATTCAACCTAAGTATTCAACCGCAGTATTCAACCTAAGTTATTCAATATCAAAAAGACGACGTAAACAATGCAGCGTGAAAAATAGAGCCTTTAGATGACGGACCAATGAGATACCTCAGCAAGTCCAGTGACTTACCTAAGTGTAGACAGTGAATATTCATCCTGCTGCATGGAATTTAGCGCATAAGTTAGGTCAGTAAAAATCGTCGATTTGGTATTCGTTTGGCGGGTTTCATCTCTTGGTCATCTCCTTAGTGCAGATTAACTGTCACAAGCTGCTTGCATCTACATTCAAGAGGCGGTAGGGTGGCGCCGTTTTGTCAACTTATAAAGGTATCGCTAGTGCTTTCAACAGCCAATATCACACAGCAATTCGGGGCTAAGCCCTTGTTTGAAAATATCTCAATCAAATTTGGTGAGGGTAACCGCTACGGTTTAATCGGCGCAAATGGTTGTGGTAAATCAACTTTTATGAAAATCCTGAGTGGTGAGCTAGAGCAAACCAGCGGTACTGTCTCTTATGACCC is a window encoding:
- a CDS encoding AAA family ATPase translates to MITLYRLCLLTMLLLFTGISHANWRLQVDDIPQISQPATELQQKVTALPEPLFMSQNDHTQVRRLLSQVLRLQDQDIDSFQQSLAQFRQQLNDETWQQVESHYLTLNSLSHSKQTLLALADDSVREQLTGFGPTGVIQFKQELKLTQYNIEYFIFYQIRSFKLLFDELLISPIPVVWVGIKVFVIYLLLMWWLANSGRMLKRLKQNVSQSTTRPPFWVHLILLFGKAQKSIAWLIAITLSLRVLSQIEALVHLRYLETLTWWILGGSIAISLTLELVHRYSLSTGEELVKLRLSTLRRYVWSAIAAGLVLQIAAETVGKGTIYYWIVSFFWFWFILITLSVILMWKKRVFHTLERIPEKPLLVVWAVDKQNRWLIGLIATIIGATWLSFYQLKNRLISLLSRYGIFNQVLAYLFKIEVEKQTSSESDNQLVRVKGSDTFNYVLPGDDNSPLVNFGESEMTKLAKYLLTDSPTICVVSGERGIGATRLLVQMLDRVKNAEPIYINCPIAGYDELLIDLALSLGLEQDTSEIKILNHLRKSDTSYLIAIDNCQRLVKPKVGGLADLIKFTNLLRRSKKNHRAVFSIEKASWRFVDRARGERLLFDLVCFLPRWNEAELTQLLDSRINQDDQFPIHFDGLVVPKQWDNDSESEEERAKQGFYRILWHYADGNPTVALRFFRYSLKRDKQTDKVYVRLFHTPDSEELEKMPKPMLAIIRSIVQLGSASPEELSDSTQLTISEVIGTLRYFESRGYIEWTEDKARVSDHWFRSITNVLDRQHLLVK
- a CDS encoding mechanosensitive ion channel family protein gives rise to the protein MLRYCLTVLLFVLSVTSAYATEEPVSMENITQIASLIRWSGVFFSVFIIAGCWLLIKFMNSMVESIGGQFVQYRMLLQKLQSFLQFFVYLTAGIVVFMLSFRINDHILALIGGTLAVSVGFAMKDLAASFIAGLTVMIDRPFQVGDRVTFEGHYGDILTIGLRSVRMRTLTDDIITIPNNKFLSEVTVSGNYGELDMQVVIPFYIGMNEDIVLARNLIQEAASSSRYVHLPKPVTVLVKQTISDSYLAIQLTCKAYVVDTAYEKLFETDITLRVMSEFQKHSIKPPQITVKTQV
- a CDS encoding sensor histidine kinase: MSNLNKWLYRGRSMVRYRLLFLTSAPILLTLLALFAITAYWSVHYTWQSALVDVTERLHSANNTLTQIQDRKAATVENIANSFSFQNKLNQAESPQEIKQWLNTQKQSAQLDFLVWHPANSQTEQSFNKQTETYFQVLAPEQTAQLDQQLTTSAQVRHQEQDYIEQRSLVSRTQVPVFTSDSELLGYLDGGFLLNNNYPLVDQLRDTVYPLQQKSQQQGSVTLFLGDLRITTNVPTSAQLTDHRATGTLVSNEVKQAVLNEGKVWADKAYVYDQWYIAGYQPLTDKQDNIIGMLYTGYLISPLIKTYITNLGEVTVIVLLLLLVSGFIVYRGARDLFRPIEHIHRVVKLIQIGKDEQRIGDLGLSDKHELTQLAKQFDNMLNQLQYRNIQIQEAAHELESKVESRTASLKEKTEQLELHIQLLNQTQDKLITSEKLAALGELTAGIAHEINNPTAVILGNVELIRLELAQDAPRVEEEIDAILTQIDRIRNITRSLLQYSRQGGVQDQITWQHVNPIVEESVTLVRTGAKKRDIQFVKKLNASVSVEVNRHHLLQVLVNLQMNGIHAMQGKGTLRLETEDWIENDKTLGAMIHVVDEGSGISESNLKRIFDPFFTTKREGTGLGLSVSQSILSETGGEIKVESTLGQGSRFTLYLPVKAEQHTIISQVG